From Columba livia isolate bColLiv1 breed racing homer chromosome 32, bColLiv1.pat.W.v2, whole genome shotgun sequence, the proteins below share one genomic window:
- the HSD17B8 gene encoding (3R)-3-hydroxyacyl-CoA dehydrogenase isoform X4: protein MGSGGRLRGALALVTGGGGGIGRAVCARLAREGARVAVADRAEGGAGDTARGLRPLPPTGPPHAAFAVDVTSATSVTRLLEQVQEHFGDPPGVLVSCAGVTRDEFLLRLGEGPWQEVLGVNLTVGNLGQVHYAASKAGVQGLTRSCAKELARFGIRCNVVLPGFIVTPMTDKVPPKVLQKFAGMVPLGRLGDPEDVADVIAFLASPESSYITGASVEVTGGLFM, encoded by the exons ATGGGCTCCGGCGGGCGCCTCCGTGGGGCGCTCGCGCTGGTGACAG gggggggcgggggcatCGGGCGCGCCGTGTGCGCGCGCCTGGCCCGCGAGGGGGCGCGCGTGGCCGTGGCCGATCGCGCCgaggggggggcgggggacACGGCGCGGGGGCTGCGGCCCCTCCCCCCCACGGGCCCCCCCCACGCGGCCTTCGCCGTGGACGTGACCTCGGCCACCAGCGTCACCcgcctgctggagcaggtccag GAGCactttggggacccccccggggTCCTCGTGTCCTGCGCGGGGGTGACAAGGGACGAGTTCCTGCTGCGGCTGGGGGAGGGGCCCtggcaggaggtgctgggggtCAACCTGACG gtggggaacctgggccaggttcACTACGCGGCGTCCAAGGCCGGAGTGCAGGGACTGACCCGCAGCTGCGCCAAGGAGCTGGCCAG GTTCGGGATCCGCTGCAACGTGGTGCTGCCCGGGTTCATTGTCACCCCCATGACCGACAAAGTGCCACCAAAAGTGCTGCAGAAG tttgcagggatggTGCCGCTGGGACGTCTCGGGGACCCCGAGG ACGTGGCCGATGTCATCGCGTTCCTGGCGTCCCCCGAGAGCAGCTACATCACGGGGGCCAGCGTGGAGGTGACAG GGGGTCTCTTCATGTGA
- the HSD17B8 gene encoding (3R)-3-hydroxyacyl-CoA dehydrogenase isoform X1: MGSGGRLRGALALVTGGGGGIGRAVCARLAREGARVAVADRAEGGAGDTARGLRPLPPTGPPHAAFAVDVTSATSVTRLLEQVQEHFGDPPGVLVSCAGVTRDEFLLRLGEGPWQEVLGVNLTGTFLVTQAVARALVATGAPGGSIIHVGSVVGKVGNLGQVHYAASKAGVQGLTRSCAKELARFGIRCNVVLPGFIVTPMTDKVPPKVLQKFAGMVPLGRLGDPEDVADVIAFLASPESSYITGASVEVTGGLFM, translated from the exons ATGGGCTCCGGCGGGCGCCTCCGTGGGGCGCTCGCGCTGGTGACAG gggggggcgggggcatCGGGCGCGCCGTGTGCGCGCGCCTGGCCCGCGAGGGGGCGCGCGTGGCCGTGGCCGATCGCGCCgaggggggggcgggggacACGGCGCGGGGGCTGCGGCCCCTCCCCCCCACGGGCCCCCCCCACGCGGCCTTCGCCGTGGACGTGACCTCGGCCACCAGCGTCACCcgcctgctggagcaggtccag GAGCactttggggacccccccggggTCCTCGTGTCCTGCGCGGGGGTGACAAGGGACGAGTTCCTGCTGCGGCTGGGGGAGGGGCCCtggcaggaggtgctgggggtCAACCTGACG GGGACGTTTCTGGTGACACAAGCGGTGGCCCGAGCTCTGGTGGCCACGGGCGCCCCCGGCGGCTCCATCATCCACGTGGGCAGCGTGGTGGGCAAG gtggggaacctgggccaggttcACTACGCGGCGTCCAAGGCCGGAGTGCAGGGACTGACCCGCAGCTGCGCCAAGGAGCTGGCCAG GTTCGGGATCCGCTGCAACGTGGTGCTGCCCGGGTTCATTGTCACCCCCATGACCGACAAAGTGCCACCAAAAGTGCTGCAGAAG tttgcagggatggTGCCGCTGGGACGTCTCGGGGACCCCGAGG ACGTGGCCGATGTCATCGCGTTCCTGGCGTCCCCCGAGAGCAGCTACATCACGGGGGCCAGCGTGGAGGTGACAG GGGGTCTCTTCATGTGA
- the HSD17B8 gene encoding (3R)-3-hydroxyacyl-CoA dehydrogenase isoform X3, giving the protein MGSGGRLRGALALVTGGGGGIGRAVCARLAREGARVAVADRAEGGAGDTARGLRPLPPTGPPHAAFAVDVTSATSVTRLLEQVQEHFGDPPGVLVSCAGVTRDEFLLRLGEGPWQEVLGVNLTGTFLVTQAVARALVATGAPGGSIIHVGSVVGKVRDPLQRGAARVHCHPHDRQSATKSAAEGMVPLGRLGDPEDVADVIAFLASPESSYITGASVEVTGGLFM; this is encoded by the exons ATGGGCTCCGGCGGGCGCCTCCGTGGGGCGCTCGCGCTGGTGACAG gggggggcgggggcatCGGGCGCGCCGTGTGCGCGCGCCTGGCCCGCGAGGGGGCGCGCGTGGCCGTGGCCGATCGCGCCgaggggggggcgggggacACGGCGCGGGGGCTGCGGCCCCTCCCCCCCACGGGCCCCCCCCACGCGGCCTTCGCCGTGGACGTGACCTCGGCCACCAGCGTCACCcgcctgctggagcaggtccag GAGCactttggggacccccccggggTCCTCGTGTCCTGCGCGGGGGTGACAAGGGACGAGTTCCTGCTGCGGCTGGGGGAGGGGCCCtggcaggaggtgctgggggtCAACCTGACG GGGACGTTTCTGGTGACACAAGCGGTGGCCCGAGCTCTGGTGGCCACGGGCGCCCCCGGCGGCTCCATCATCCACGTGGGCAGCGTGGTGGGCAAG GTTCGGGATCCGCTGCAACGTGGTGCTGCCCGGGTTCATTGTCACCCCCATGACCGACAAAGTGCCACCAAAAGTGCTGCAGAAG ggatggTGCCGCTGGGACGTCTCGGGGACCCCGAGG ACGTGGCCGATGTCATCGCGTTCCTGGCGTCCCCCGAGAGCAGCTACATCACGGGGGCCAGCGTGGAGGTGACAG GGGGTCTCTTCATGTGA
- the HSD17B8 gene encoding (3R)-3-hydroxyacyl-CoA dehydrogenase isoform X2, whose translation MGSGGRLRGALALVTGGGGGIGRAVCARLAREGARVAVADRAEGGAGDTARGLRPLPPTGPPHAAFAVDVTSATSVTRLLEQVQEHFGDPPGVLVSCAGVTRDEFLLRLGEGPWQEVLGVNLTGTFLVTQAVARALVATGAPGGSIIHVGSVVGKVGNLGQVHYAASKAGVQGLTRSCAKELARFGIRCNVVLPGFIVTPMTDKVPPKVLQKGWCRWDVSGTPRTWPMSSRSWRPPRAATSRGPAWR comes from the exons ATGGGCTCCGGCGGGCGCCTCCGTGGGGCGCTCGCGCTGGTGACAG gggggggcgggggcatCGGGCGCGCCGTGTGCGCGCGCCTGGCCCGCGAGGGGGCGCGCGTGGCCGTGGCCGATCGCGCCgaggggggggcgggggacACGGCGCGGGGGCTGCGGCCCCTCCCCCCCACGGGCCCCCCCCACGCGGCCTTCGCCGTGGACGTGACCTCGGCCACCAGCGTCACCcgcctgctggagcaggtccag GAGCactttggggacccccccggggTCCTCGTGTCCTGCGCGGGGGTGACAAGGGACGAGTTCCTGCTGCGGCTGGGGGAGGGGCCCtggcaggaggtgctgggggtCAACCTGACG GGGACGTTTCTGGTGACACAAGCGGTGGCCCGAGCTCTGGTGGCCACGGGCGCCCCCGGCGGCTCCATCATCCACGTGGGCAGCGTGGTGGGCAAG gtggggaacctgggccaggttcACTACGCGGCGTCCAAGGCCGGAGTGCAGGGACTGACCCGCAGCTGCGCCAAGGAGCTGGCCAG GTTCGGGATCCGCTGCAACGTGGTGCTGCCCGGGTTCATTGTCACCCCCATGACCGACAAAGTGCCACCAAAAGTGCTGCAGAAG ggatggTGCCGCTGGGACGTCTCGGGGACCCCGAGG ACGTGGCCGATGTCATCGCGTTCCTGGCGTCCCCCGAGAGCAGCTACATCACGGGGGCCAGCGTGGAGGTGA
- the HSD17B8 gene encoding (3R)-3-hydroxyacyl-CoA dehydrogenase isoform X5, with translation MGSGGRLRGALALVTGGGGGIGRAVCARLAREGARVAVADRAEGGAGDTARGLRPLPPTGPPHAAFAVDVTSATSVTRLLEQVQEHFGDPPGVLVSCAGVTRDEFLLRLGEGPWQEVLGVNLTGTFLVTQAVARALVATGAPGGSIIHVGSVVGKVGNLGQVHYAASKAGVQGLTRSCAKELASLQGWCRWDVSGTPRTWPMSSRSWRPPRAATSRGPAWR, from the exons ATGGGCTCCGGCGGGCGCCTCCGTGGGGCGCTCGCGCTGGTGACAG gggggggcgggggcatCGGGCGCGCCGTGTGCGCGCGCCTGGCCCGCGAGGGGGCGCGCGTGGCCGTGGCCGATCGCGCCgaggggggggcgggggacACGGCGCGGGGGCTGCGGCCCCTCCCCCCCACGGGCCCCCCCCACGCGGCCTTCGCCGTGGACGTGACCTCGGCCACCAGCGTCACCcgcctgctggagcaggtccag GAGCactttggggacccccccggggTCCTCGTGTCCTGCGCGGGGGTGACAAGGGACGAGTTCCTGCTGCGGCTGGGGGAGGGGCCCtggcaggaggtgctgggggtCAACCTGACG GGGACGTTTCTGGTGACACAAGCGGTGGCCCGAGCTCTGGTGGCCACGGGCGCCCCCGGCGGCTCCATCATCCACGTGGGCAGCGTGGTGGGCAAG gtggggaacctgggccaggttcACTACGCGGCGTCCAAGGCCGGAGTGCAGGGACTGACCCGCAGCTGCGCCAAGGAGCTGGCCAG tttgcagggatggTGCCGCTGGGACGTCTCGGGGACCCCGAGG ACGTGGCCGATGTCATCGCGTTCCTGGCGTCCCCCGAGAGCAGCTACATCACGGGGGCCAGCGTGGAGGTGA